The following coding sequences are from one Verrucosispora sp. WMMD573 window:
- a CDS encoding DUF4190 domain-containing protein has product MTASSEPARRTDTSTRAGRARAGTAAKTSAAAALALVFGVAGLFSVLTAILAWIGVVLAIVGIVLGVVGLKMAARPGVTGRGVSIAGLVLSVIALLLGLALGAGITTFLNNEGAVDRLQQQVDDLRDRLDR; this is encoded by the coding sequence GAGCCGGCCCGCAGAACCGACACCTCGACCCGCGCCGGCCGGGCCCGGGCTGGTACGGCGGCCAAGACCAGCGCGGCCGCCGCGCTCGCGCTCGTGTTCGGCGTAGCCGGGCTGTTCAGCGTGCTCACCGCCATCCTCGCCTGGATCGGTGTGGTGCTCGCCATCGTCGGCATCGTCCTGGGCGTCGTGGGGCTCAAGATGGCCGCCCGACCCGGGGTGACCGGCCGAGGTGTGTCGATCGCCGGGCTGGTACTCAGCGTGATCGCCCTGCTGCTCGGGCTGGCGCTCGGCGCGGGCATCACGACGTTCCTCAACAACGAGGGCGCGGTGGACCGGCTCCAGCAGCAGGTCGACGACCTCCGTGATCGACTTGACCGCTAG